The proteins below are encoded in one region of Lactuca sativa cultivar Salinas chromosome 3, Lsat_Salinas_v11, whole genome shotgun sequence:
- the LOC111914507 gene encoding uncharacterized protein LOC111914507, whose amino-acid sequence MAILAVLLLVGVMGLMVVQKVRDRRMFNLVIKDKDRQILSLHLLLQKERQYVKEHKKKNQDLNAKLFSLRTQKTELDNKMMEMRSMIGSLRDEQRALELTIDEKQNEIKHKESKINHLKTTLHSSSPPKILSVTSDDPSPSNREANLTSKVKVTTNINPNVKLQNASLEHEDDVKIKMKNTTTTTTTATMDHVKETRVKDEDEEGEREVDVSMESSNGSEADQDYKEEIED is encoded by the exons ATGGCGATACTAGCGGTGTTGCTTCTGGTCGGAGTAATGGGACTGATGGTGGTTCAGAAGGTGAGAGACAGACGGATGTTCAACCTCGTTATCAAAGACAAAGATCGACAAATCCTCTCTCTTCACCTCCTGTTGCag AAAGAAAGACAATATGTGAAAGAACACAAGAAGAAGAACCAGGATTTGAATGCGAAATTGTTCTCCCTTCGAACTCAGAAAACAGAGCTCGATAACAAGATGATGGAGATGCGATCCATGATTGGTTCCTTAAGAGATGAACAACGAGCACTTGAATTGACAATTGATGAGAAACAAAATGAAATCAAACACAAGGAATCCAAAATCAACCATCTCAAAACCACTCTCCATTCTTCTTCTCCACCTAAAATCTTATCAGTCACTTCCGATGATCCATCACCTTCAAATCGTGAAGCCAATTTAACCAGTAAAGTAAAAGTAACCaccaacataaaccctaatgtcaaACTTCAAAACGCTAGTTTGGAGCATGAAGATGACGTGAAGATTAAAATGAAgaacacaaccaccaccaccaccaccgccaccatggATCATGTGAAGGAAACGAGggttaaggatgaagatgaagaaggtgAGAGGGAAGTGGATGTTTCTATGGAATCCAGCAATGGATCAGAAGCAGATCAAGATTACAAGGAAGAAATTGAAGACTGA
- the LOC111914508 gene encoding uncharacterized protein LOC111914508 encodes MASTLAARQAANLLRLSTPRSASQAASLIQRRGLAGAADHHGPAKVDFWKDPMSPSRWKEEHFVIVSLSGWGLLIYGGYKMFSGGKKDEKLVQAIN; translated from the exons ATGGCATCAACATTGGCGGCTCGTCAAGCTGCAAATCTACTCCGTCTTTCCACTCCTCGATCGGCTTCTCAAGCCGCTTCCCTTATCCAGCGCCGTGGCCTCGCTGGTGCCGCCG ACCATCATGGACCTGCAAAGGTTGACTTCTGGAAAGACCCGATGAGTCCATCCAGGTGGAAGGAAGAACAT TTTGTTATTGTGTCTCTATCGGGTTGGGGATTGCTAATCTATGGTGGATACAAAATGTTCTCAGGAGGCAAGAAAGATGAG AAACTGGTGCAAGCAATCAACTAA